ATAAGCAGAAAAATATTCTTTTGTTTTGCTATCAGGACTTTGCGGTAAATCTGGATGCAGGATGCGCGCAGGAATACCAACAGCAGTCGCACCCGCAGGAATTTCTTTTAGTACTACGGCATTGGATCCAACGCGTGCGCCATCGCCTACAGTAAATCCACCGAGAACTTTTGCACCAGCACTGACCACAACACCTTTACCAAGAGTAGGGTGGCGTTTAACGCCTTTATAAAGCGAAGTACCGCCCAAGGTAACGCCTTGATAAATCGTGCAGTCATCACCAATTTCTGTGGTCTCGCCAATCACAATGCCAAGTCCATGATCCAGAAATACTCGGCGACCAATCTTTGCGCCAGGATGAATTTCTATCCCCGTGAAAAAACGCGCAAACATGGACAGCACACGGGCAAGCCATTTCAGACCAAGATTCCACAGAAAATGGGAGATGCGATGCAGCCAAACTGCATGCAAGCCTTGGTAGCAAGTGATGACCTCGAGACGATTCCGGGCTGCTGGGTCTCTGGCAATAATGGAGTCGACTTGGTCGAATAAGGGATTTGACATAGCTTGATTTTAACGGGATGCGCTTATTTTCTCAGGAGCATCTGTTTTGCAATACCGCGCAGCAGATCAATCTCTTCTTTATGAAGGCGGCTACGAGCAAACAGCGCTTGAATACGGGGCATCAGTTTCTTGGGGTTGGCTGGATCTAAATACCCAATTGCTTCCAAACCTTCGCGCCAATGTTCCACCATCGCTGCAACGGCCGCAGGGTCGGCAAAATCAGCCATTTCTTCCCGGCTAGATAAGGCATTTCGCCCGCCCAAATGCCGGGAGAGTGTTTCCCTAAGGGTGTAGGCGCAGACCATAATTGCCTGTGCCAGGTTAAGAGACGGGTAGTCCGGATTGGCATCTAACCAGACTCTATGGGTGCATAAGGCCAAATGATCGTTATCCAAGCCAGTTCTTTCTGGACCAAAGAGCAGGGCAACCTGTCCTCCTACTGATGTCGTATCGGCTATTAAGGTCCGAGCGGTCTCCCAGTCTAAGGCTGGCGGGCCAAATTCTCGATCACGGCTGGTTAAGCCTAAAACTAGTGAGCAACCCTCTACGGCGGAAGATAGGGAGCTGGTTTCTGAGGAGCACTCAAGGATATCTGCCGCACCGCTGGCTAGAGCGATTGCATCGGGATTTGTTGCTACACCCTTGATCTTAGGATTAATAAGGCGCAGGTCGCTAAAGCCCATCGTTTTAAGGGCGCGAGCAGCAGAACCCACATTTCCTGGGTGACTGGTTTCGACTAAAACCCAGCGCAGTAGTTCAGATTTGTCGATATTCATCAATGCCAATGGGGGTGTTTATAGGGGGTAATAGATGCTAATCGTTTAGAATCAGTCTGTTAGCTTCGTATTGTCACGCAATTTTCCTTTTTGCAGGCATTACAAGGAGCTTGTTCTTATTTAATTTGTCCATCAATACTATGCATCCCATGTTAAATGTGGCCGTCAAGGCCGCCCGTCGCGCTGGAACAGTCATTAATCGTGCTTCTTTGAATTTGGAGCGCTTGCAAGTTGACCGTAAGCAACACAACGATTTCGTCACCGAGGTGGACAAAGCCGCAGAAGCGGCCATCATTGAAACGCTTAGCGAAGCCTATCCAACTCATGGATTTTTAGCTGAAGAAACAGGCGGGCACAATGCCGATGCAGAAAACGTATGGATCATTGATCCACTCGATGGCACAACTAATTTCATTCACGGCTTTCCGCAGTATGCGGTTTCGATTGCGCTCGCAGTCAATGGCGTGACTCAACAAGCCGTAGTTTATGACCCAACACGTGATGAGTTATTCACCGCTACCCGTGGTGCGGGCGCATATTTGGATCGTCGGCGTTTACGTGTAGCCACTCAAGATCGCTTGGCAAATTCTTTACTCGGTACTGGCTTTCCATATCGTGAAGACCAGGACTTAGAAAAGTATTTAAAGATCTTTGCCGAAATGTCACGTCAATGCGCGGGCTTGCGTCGCCCAGGTGCTGCATCATTGGATTTGGCTTATGTAGCAGCTGGTCGTTACGATGGATTTTTTGAGAGCGATCTCAAACCATGGGACATGGCTGCTGGTGCTTTGCTGATCACTGAAGCGGGCGGACTGATTGGTAACTATCGCGGCGAAGAAGGCTTTCTGAAAAGCGGTGAAGTCATGGCTGCTAATCCACGCATCTTTGCGCAGATGGTGCAGTCGCTCTCTAAGTACTCAGTTTCTTAATAGACATTTCTCGACTCGAGAAGTCAGTAGTGCTTAGTGCTTAATGAGGTCGAGATAGCGCGCTCCAGCACTATCGATCAGTAGGGCGCTTGCCCGAGGGTGAAGGCTCTCAGGGTGATCGAGATCCCAGTCAGATAAAACCCAGCGCTGCCAAGCCTGGGTATCCAAAGATTCTTCATGATGGGCTGGCAAGTGAGTATGCCCATGAATCAATCTGTCTCCAGATTGATCTTTCATCACAGTTGCACAAGCTTCTCGCGTGACATCCATTTTGAGTTGACTTGCAGCCGAGCGTTGCTGTGTTTGATATTGGCTATGGCTATTGCTACGTAAATGTTGGGCAACACCTCTGCGCCAATTGACGGGCAAGGTTAAAAAGAGTTTTTGCACCCAAGGTTTTCTAACCCAACTACGAAATACCTGATAGCCAAAGTCTGCGGTACATAAAGCATCACCATGGGCTAAGACCCATTTGTGTGAAGCTAATTCGACTACGCTAGGGTCTGGCAAGAGCGTCATGCCAGTCTTTTTAATAAAACTTTTGCCGATTAAAAAATCTCGATTGCCATGGATGTAATACGTTTTTACTTTGGCAGAAAGATTGGCGATGGCACGCTGAACTTCTTGTTGAAAAGGTGAGGATGCGGATGCATCGTCACCAACCCAATACTCAAATAAGTCACCTAGAATAAATACAGCCTCAACTTTAGGGGCGTCTTTTTCACAGAAGTCAAAAAAGCGTTGCGCCGTCAAGGGCATTGACGGCGTGAGGTGTAAGTCTGATATGAGCAGCGCGCTCGCGTGTTGCGGAATCATTCCTCGAGAACAGTAGCCTTCTCAATCACAACATCTTCAGCAGGAACATCTTGGTGAAAGCCGGAGCTACCAGTTTTGACTTTGCGAATGGTGTCAACAACATCCATGCCGCCAGTAACTTTTCCGAATACCGCATAACCCCAGCCTTGGGCATTCGGAGCAGTGTGGTTTAAGAAATCGTTGTCATTCACATTGATGAAGAATTGAGCGGTTGCAGAATGAGGGTCGCTGGTACGCGCCATGGCTACAGTGTAGCGATCATTCTTAAGGCCATTATTGGCTTCGTTTTCAATTTCTGCACCTGTTGGCTTTTGCTTCATGCCGGCAGTCATGCCGCCGCCTTGCACCATAAAGTTATCAATGACGCGGTGGAAAATCGTGCCATCGTAATGACCGCTTTTTACATACTGCAAAAAGTTAGCAACACTTTTCGGTGCCTTAGCTGCGTCAAGAGTGAGGGTGATCTCACCCTTATTGGTTTTTAAGAGTACTTTCGCCATTATTAGGTCTACTTTCTAGAGGGTTAGTGGATGGAGTATTGCTAGGCAGAGAATCTGCAGAATTGAGGGCGCGATTAACGGGGCGCTTTGCAGGGGGCTTGAGCACATCTAAGAGTGCTTTAGCGCGGTTGGAGTATTGACGCTGATTCAGCGTTGCATTTTTCGCAGCGTCTTCATACGCTTGAGCGCCAAGGCGAATATAGATCTCACCCAAATTAGCTGAGGCAATGGCATAGCTAGGACGCAGCTTTAATGCAAGCTCTAAATAATCTCGCGCTTCAATCCATTGACCTTGGTTGGCAGCTATCGCGGCAAGATTGTTATAGGGTTCTGGTAATTCAGGGAACTGCTGGGTAATTTCAATCAAGGTTTTTTTCGCTTGATCGAATTGGCGCATCTCAATTTGTAAGCGGGCTTTTACAAAACGCAATTGCACATTGCGTGGTGTCTTCTTGAGATCCATATTGATTTGGGTAACCGCATCTTGGTATTTTCGTGCCTTGATCAGTTTTTCTACATCGGATGGCACCGCATTTTTGGTGATGGGATCCGGCTCAATAATCAAGAAGGATAAAAATGGGACGCCAACGGTCTCCGATAACTCTGGGTTTAATGGGTCATAGCCCATATCCGCCGATAACCTAGGGGGATCAGTTGGGCTGTAACCGCCTAAATAGGGTTGTGGAGCCATTTGGCCTGACTTCATTTCCTGGGCATTTAATGCCTGAATTTCAGCATCGGCACGTTGCTGGGCAGGCGTGCTGCAGCCTGTCATAAGTACCAGTGATACCAAAGTGGCAAAAGCTGGGACTAAGACCTTATTCAGGGCAAGGTGTGGCGCTGGGGCGTTGTGGGGCATAGAGGAAGGGGTGTGAAACGGGCTCATTCGATATACTCAGCGCTCAGTCTAACAAATTGGCGCTACTTGCCCCACCTTTATAGCCCTATGCTGCAAATCTATAACACCCTTAGCCGTTCTAAACAGGTCTTTAAGCCCATAGTGCCGGGCAAGGTCAAGATGTACGTCTGCGGCATGACGGTTTATGACTTTTGTCATATTGGCCATGCCAGGGTCATGATCGTCTTTGATATGGTGGTTCGTTGGCTTAGGGCTAGCGGTTATGAAGTGCTTTATGTGCGCAATATCACCGATATTGATGACAAAATCATCAATCGTGCCATTGAGAATGGCGAACCTATTTCTGTATTAACCAATCGCTTTATCGATGCGATGCATGCCGACTCGGATGAGTTGGGTTTAATGCATCCCGATCAAGAGCCGCGCGCTACCGATTACATCGCCCAAATGCAGGGCATGATTGGCAGGCTTATTGAAAACGAATTGGCTTATCAAGCTAATGATGGTGATGTCAATTTTGCGGTGCGTTTATTGCCACGTTATGGTCAGCTATCTGGTAAGTCGCTTGATGAATTACATGCTGGTGAGCGGGTGGCAGTGGGTGATGGCAAACGTGACCCACTGGATTTTGTTTTATGGAAAAGTGCTAAAGCAGAAGAGCCGGCTGATACTCGCTGGAAATCGCCCTGGGGCGAAGGCCGTCCAGGCTGGCATATTGAGTGCTCAGCAATGTCTTGTGACTTACTGGGCGAGCATTTTGATATTCATGGTGGCGGTGCCGATTTGCAATTCCCGCACCACGAAAATGAAATTGCGCAAAGCGAAGGCGCTTTGTATGGCAAAGACCGTAAAGAAGATGATGCCCCCTTCGTTAACTACTGGATGCATAACGGCCACATTCGGGTGAATGAAGAGAAAATGTCCAAGTCATTGGGCAACTTCTTTTTAATACGAGATGTCTTAAAAAGCTTTGATCCAGAAGTATTGCGTTTCTTCATGCTGAAGGCACATTACCGTAGCCCGATTAATTACAGCGATGCACAACTAGAAGAGGCGCGCTCAGGCCTTGGTCGTCTATATACCGCATTGGCTCAAGCCCCAAAAGCCCAATCAATTAATCTAGATCCACATAATCCATGGGCTAAGCGTTTTGCGGATGCCATGAATGATGATTTCAATACACCTGAAGCGATTGCAGTCTTGTTTGACCTGGCCAGCGAAGTCAACCGCGCGCAAGGTGATGAAAAGCAATTACTCGCCAATACAATGAAGGCTCTCGGCGCTTCCCTGAATTTCTTGCAGCGTGATCCAACCGCATTTTTGCAAGCAGGCTCCAAAGATCAGGATGGCTTAAGTCCTGCACAAATTGAAGAGCGTATCGCTGCACGTGTAGCCGCTAAACAGGCAAAAGATTTTGCCCAAGCGGACTCAATTCGTAAGACATTATTAGAGCAAGGAATTGTTCTGGAAGATAAACCCGGCGGCTTAACAGAATGGCGTAGGGCTTAATGACTGTAGTAAAAGAAATAAAAGTAGAAAAAGCAGAATCAATCTTGCAAGAAATTGCTCCAGACTATTGGGAGCAGGCTTGCAAGGAATTGATGAAGCACGATCGTATTCTGAAAAAACTGATTCCTAAAATTGGATCTGGATTTTTAGTGACACGCGGCGATTCATTTAATACTTTGGCGAGATCGATTGTGGGGCAGCAGATTTCAGTGGCAGCGGCCCAATCTGTTTGGAATAGAGTGGTTGCCGCTAGCAAAAAGAAAGTCACCCCTAAAAATATCCTTGCCCTCTCTGTAGAGGAGTTGCGCGCCGCTGGATTATCTGGACGCAAGGTAGAGTACATCCGCGATTTGGCGGATCACTTTGATTCCGGTCGCCTCCATGCCAATCAGTGGAAGGATATGGATGATGAGAGCGTGATCAAAGAATTAAGCGCTATTCGGGGAATTGGCCGCTGGACTGCTGAAATGTTCCTCATTTTTAATATGGTTCGCCCTAATATCCTCCCTCTAGACGATGTTGGTCTAATTAAGGCTATTTCCCTCAATTACTTCAGTGGCGAGCCTGTTAGCCGCCATGAGGCTAGGGAGGTGGCGGCCAATTGGGCCCCGTGGCGTACGGTTGCCACTTGGTATATGTGGAGAAGTATCGACCCCGTCCCGGTTGAATATTAAAATCAGACTATGAAAACGACTTTCCTGGATTTTGAGCAGCAAATCGCCGAATTAGAGTCAAAGATTGAAGAGCTGCGTTTTGTGCAAGATGAGTCATCGGTAGACATCTCCGATGAGATCAAAACGCTCGCCGAAAAAAGCCAGCAATTAACAAAAGATGTTTATGCCAATCTCACCCCTTGGCAGGTCTCACAAGTAGCGCGTCATCCTCAGCGTCCATACACGCTAGATTATGTTGGTGCCTTATTTACCGACTTTCATGAGCTTCACGGTGATCGTACTTTTGCAGATGACCAATCGATCATCGCTGGATTAGCCCGTTTTGAAAATCAGCCCTGCATGGTGATTGGTCATCAAAAGGGTCGCGATACCAAAGAGCGCGCTCTCCGAAACTTTGGTATGAGTCGTCCAGAAGGTTATCGCAAAGCAATGCGCCTCATGCGCCTTGCAGAAAAGTTTGGCATTCCGGTATTTACTTTTGTTGATACCCCAGGCGCATTCCCTGGTATTGATGCAGAAGAGCGCAATCAGTCTGAAGCGATTGGTCGCAATTTGTTTGTGCAAGCAGAGCTTGAGGTTCCAATCATCGCCACCATTATTGGTGAAGGTGGTTCCGGTGGTGCGTTAGCAATTGCTATGGGCGATGTGGTCTTAATGTTGCAGAACTCCACTTACTCAGTAATCTCGCCTGAAGGCTGCGCCTCTATCCTCTGGAAGACTGCCGATAAGGCTCCTGAGGCCGCTGAGCAGCTGGGCCTCACAGCTCAGCGCTTAAAGGCTTTGGGTCTAATCGATAAGATCGTTGCTGAGCCTATTGGTGGTGCACATCGTGATTACGACAATATGATGAGCAATATGCGCAAAGCACTTACTGAATCTTTAAAGACGTTTGATGGCATGAAAGTAGACGCATTGCTTGAGCGTCGTCATGAGCGTTTGATGAGCTATGGCAAGTTCAAGGAAATCACAGCAAAGTCCTAAGCTAGGAAAACGAATTGCGGTTGCCCTCAGTGGCGGCCTCGATTCGGTTGTGTTGCTTGACATGGTTTGTAAGGCACAAGCTAAAGCAACTACACAAAACAAAAACCAAGCCAAAGACCAAATCTACGCATTCCATATCCATCATGGTTTACAAAAGCCAGCGGATGACTGGTTAATCTTTTGTGAGAACTTGGCAAAAAAATACAAGATCCATTTTGATTTTCGCCTTCTGCATTTAGATAATTCCAATGAACAGGGTAATGTTGAGGCAAGGGCAAGAGCAGGTCGTTACGAGGCGCTCGCCGACCTGTGTGAAGAATATGGAATCGAAGATTTACTCTTGGCTCATCACCAAAACGATCAAGCAGAAACCGTTCTCCTGCAGCTCCTGCGTGGCTCGGGCGTAGCTGGCTTGTCTGGTATGCCAACCAGTAGGGGAGTTTCAAGCAATCAAACTCCCACCCTATGGCGACCACTTTTAAATCAAAGTAGACAAGAGCTTGAGGCTTACGCAAAAGAGCATAAGCTCCAATGGATTGAAGATCCCAGCAATCAAGATACAAAATATCGCCGTAATGCCGTCCGTAAAAGAATTATTCCAGCACTAGAAAAGATTCAACCAGAAGCATTAGCCAATATG
This is a stretch of genomic DNA from Polynucleobacter sp. JS-JIR-II-b4. It encodes these proteins:
- the cysE gene encoding serine O-acetyltransferase, with product MSNPLFDQVDSIIARDPAARNRLEVITCYQGLHAVWLHRISHFLWNLGLKWLARVLSMFARFFTGIEIHPGAKIGRRVFLDHGLGIVIGETTEIGDDCTIYQGVTLGGTSLYKGVKRHPTLGKGVVVSAGAKVLGGFTVGDGARVGSNAVVLKEIPAGATAVGIPARILHPDLPQSPDSKTKEYFSAYGVTPNVDDPVSMALKGLIDATIEQEAKIAALEKALAKLSNTPAGIDAEGSSDTKRDLDAIKQWLRE
- a CDS encoding RNA methyltransferase; the encoded protein is MNIDKSELLRWVLVETSHPGNVGSAARALKTMGFSDLRLINPKIKGVATNPDAIALASGAADILECSSETSSLSSAVEGCSLVLGLTSRDREFGPPALDWETARTLIADTTSVGGQVALLFGPERTGLDNDHLALCTHRVWLDANPDYPSLNLAQAIMVCAYTLRETLSRHLGGRNALSSREEMADFADPAAVAAMVEHWREGLEAIGYLDPANPKKLMPRIQALFARSRLHKEEIDLLRGIAKQMLLRK
- a CDS encoding inositol monophosphatase family protein, whose amino-acid sequence is MHPMLNVAVKAARRAGTVINRASLNLERLQVDRKQHNDFVTEVDKAAEAAIIETLSEAYPTHGFLAEETGGHNADAENVWIIDPLDGTTNFIHGFPQYAVSIALAVNGVTQQAVVYDPTRDELFTATRGAGAYLDRRRLRVATQDRLANSLLGTGFPYREDQDLEKYLKIFAEMSRQCAGLRRPGAASLDLAYVAAGRYDGFFESDLKPWDMAAGALLITEAGGLIGNYRGEEGFLKSGEVMAANPRIFAQMVQSLSKYSVS
- a CDS encoding UDP-2,3-diacylglucosamine diphosphatase, with product MIPQHASALLISDLHLTPSMPLTAQRFFDFCEKDAPKVEAVFILGDLFEYWVGDDASASSPFQQEVQRAIANLSAKVKTYYIHGNRDFLIGKSFIKKTGMTLLPDPSVVELASHKWVLAHGDALCTADFGYQVFRSWVRKPWVQKLFLTLPVNWRRGVAQHLRSNSHSQYQTQQRSAASQLKMDVTREACATVMKDQSGDRLIHGHTHLPAHHEESLDTQAWQRWVLSDWDLDHPESLHPRASALLIDSAGARYLDLIKH
- a CDS encoding peptidylprolyl isomerase, giving the protein MAKVLLKTNKGEITLTLDAAKAPKSVANFLQYVKSGHYDGTIFHRVIDNFMVQGGGMTAGMKQKPTGAEIENEANNGLKNDRYTVAMARTSDPHSATAQFFINVNDNDFLNHTAPNAQGWGYAVFGKVTGGMDVVDTIRKVKTGSSGFHQDVPAEDVVIEKATVLEE
- a CDS encoding M48 family metallopeptidase — translated: MSPFHTPSSMPHNAPAPHLALNKVLVPAFATLVSLVLMTGCSTPAQQRADAEIQALNAQEMKSGQMAPQPYLGGYSPTDPPRLSADMGYDPLNPELSETVGVPFLSFLIIEPDPITKNAVPSDVEKLIKARKYQDAVTQINMDLKKTPRNVQLRFVKARLQIEMRQFDQAKKTLIEITQQFPELPEPYNNLAAIAANQGQWIEARDYLELALKLRPSYAIASANLGEIYIRLGAQAYEDAAKNATLNQRQYSNRAKALLDVLKPPAKRPVNRALNSADSLPSNTPSTNPLESRPNNGESTLKNQ
- the cysS gene encoding cysteine--tRNA ligase, translating into MLQIYNTLSRSKQVFKPIVPGKVKMYVCGMTVYDFCHIGHARVMIVFDMVVRWLRASGYEVLYVRNITDIDDKIINRAIENGEPISVLTNRFIDAMHADSDELGLMHPDQEPRATDYIAQMQGMIGRLIENELAYQANDGDVNFAVRLLPRYGQLSGKSLDELHAGERVAVGDGKRDPLDFVLWKSAKAEEPADTRWKSPWGEGRPGWHIECSAMSCDLLGEHFDIHGGGADLQFPHHENEIAQSEGALYGKDRKEDDAPFVNYWMHNGHIRVNEEKMSKSLGNFFLIRDVLKSFDPEVLRFFMLKAHYRSPINYSDAQLEEARSGLGRLYTALAQAPKAQSINLDPHNPWAKRFADAMNDDFNTPEAIAVLFDLASEVNRAQGDEKQLLANTMKALGASLNFLQRDPTAFLQAGSKDQDGLSPAQIEERIAARVAAKQAKDFAQADSIRKTLLEQGIVLEDKPGGLTEWRRA
- a CDS encoding DNA-3-methyladenine glycosylase, yielding MTVVKEIKVEKAESILQEIAPDYWEQACKELMKHDRILKKLIPKIGSGFLVTRGDSFNTLARSIVGQQISVAAAQSVWNRVVAASKKKVTPKNILALSVEELRAAGLSGRKVEYIRDLADHFDSGRLHANQWKDMDDESVIKELSAIRGIGRWTAEMFLIFNMVRPNILPLDDVGLIKAISLNYFSGEPVSRHEAREVAANWAPWRTVATWYMWRSIDPVPVEY
- a CDS encoding acetyl-CoA carboxylase carboxyltransferase subunit alpha, which gives rise to MKTTFLDFEQQIAELESKIEELRFVQDESSVDISDEIKTLAEKSQQLTKDVYANLTPWQVSQVARHPQRPYTLDYVGALFTDFHELHGDRTFADDQSIIAGLARFENQPCMVIGHQKGRDTKERALRNFGMSRPEGYRKAMRLMRLAEKFGIPVFTFVDTPGAFPGIDAEERNQSEAIGRNLFVQAELEVPIIATIIGEGGSGGALAIAMGDVVLMLQNSTYSVISPEGCASILWKTADKAPEAAEQLGLTAQRLKALGLIDKIVAEPIGGAHRDYDNMMSNMRKALTESLKTFDGMKVDALLERRHERLMSYGKFKEITAKS
- the tilS gene encoding tRNA lysidine(34) synthetase TilS, which encodes MASSRKSQQSPKLGKRIAVALSGGLDSVVLLDMVCKAQAKATTQNKNQAKDQIYAFHIHHGLQKPADDWLIFCENLAKKYKIHFDFRLLHLDNSNEQGNVEARARAGRYEALADLCEEYGIEDLLLAHHQNDQAETVLLQLLRGSGVAGLSGMPTSRGVSSNQTPTLWRPLLNQSRQELEAYAKEHKLQWIEDPSNQDTKYRRNAVRKRIIPALEKIQPEALANMARSAELLGEAQTLLNRLATQDGKSILIKDQLKVSLLLALAKDDLPAANNVLRYWLQTQQLAMPSQERLQAWWRDLAKVKVDAKLEWLHDERKIYLWRGALQVPNSEEGRWVLKSLPANSRQLGLPADWVKAAQKNNQITLRERLGSEKIQIKPKTPRKTLKNLYQEADIPPWERQAPLLYINDELIAVAGIGLSYPHLTSAGKRVLPIWTKA